The genomic stretch AGTAACACACAAACACAGCTTATTGATCATGTGTTGTTTACAGTAAACTTTACCATGTGCAGACTTACAAGACTTGGCTGCATAAACTGGTCATAAAGATGCATTTTCCCCATAGAGTGatgcatatttattgtatttatttaaaagagtATGAAAAGTAAAAGCAACGTTCATTGGACAAATACACGTAATGTCCTTCATCATCATCCGTGTGTTTGTGGTGTTATTTTATGTCAACAATTGTTGTGGCATTGACTGTGTGGTTTGTTAAGTCactgttaattaattaatttgtcatcatttcttcaaaaatgtatgtatttttatgcccccacttGTTTAAAGGCATTAAGACTTGCACATGTCTGTCCCGAAAAGTGTGTTTTGCAGTCGTCTTTAATTGACTGGATTGATTgggctcaaactttcacagttgaatatTCTATGGACAATCAATCCGAGAGAGAGAGGAATTTTGGTTGAGACGAGTTTTGGCAGAATTgtggccctttgtctgtttttccacaTTATAATGTAAAGTATAATATATAGATGCCTTAAGTTTGTGATTTCAACTCCTCTCTAACTTATGGGTGGATCTTGCTGAAATATTTACAGTTGATTATCTTAAAATGTGTATGGTCATACTGATAGGAATAGTGACTAGTTTgggctgaattatggccctttatctTTTTGATTACTGCAAAATATTTGTGGATTAATGTCCAAACAATGTATTGTGGGGAGATTCCAGAACTTTTACACATTTCTGGTTTGGGTTTGCAGCAAATCTGTTCTTGATTTGTTGAATCATTTCATTAATTAGAAGTAACATGTTTTACATGATTCTTATTGTAACAaccaatattttatcataaatacatacattataaCAGTATCATGTATTTGTTACTAACATTACCAAAAATATAACATACAACTATAGGCAAAAATTCACCTTTGAGTCAGTTTTGAGTGgcaatataaacaattaaatgatgTTTTATACATGACAGAGTGACAAAGTGTACAGTGACTGATCATCAATTTTCTGAGTGAacttttttcataatttcatTGATAGTATGGCAGATCTTTCTTGAGAATTTCTAATTAGTACATAGTATATCTATGTTTTCTGTACAGTTATGTCCCCAAACATTTCAAAttcctttttaaattatttcctCACCCACCCATATTTCAGGAGGAAGCCATGTGATCAGCCCGACTGGTACCCTGCAGTCAGATAGGATGCAATATCAGACACAGCAGTATCAGCAGAACCAGCAATACCAGACTGGGAACCAGCAATACCAGACTGGCACACTGCCACACAACTCTCAGCAGATTATAACTCCTGGGTACCAGACAGGCACCTTGCCTCTCCAGCCAAGCTTTAACCAGGTATGTACATGGAACCAGACAATGAAGAATCATTATAATTAGTTTACCCTGCCACACTGCTGCAAGCAGAACATAACTGCTGGGTACCAGACAGGCACCTTGCCTCTCCAGCAAGGCTTTAACCAGGTATTTACTGGGAACCAGACAATATCACGGAATTCAAATTAGAGGTATCCGATTAGAGCACTACTTTTCTTAAATGAACACAATTAAACCTGATCTAAGTTTAGTCTTAGAAAGTTCAAACTTCTCACCAGCtatctaataatatataaaattctAAAAAATAACTACAACCAATAATTTCAAATTAGGGCAGTTGTTGGTACACACTTTTCTCATCTTGGCAAACTAAGTTCAATGTTGGTTCCGGGGGCCCATAGCTTGGTTAGCGGTTACCAAACTGGACATTGTATCTACCCTTTGGTTAGTCCAGTTTCCCTCAACAGCAGTCCAAAATTAGGTGCCTTTCATTAAAActctaaaatattaaaattgcagCTATATTCAAACATTTGTCCCAACTTtcttgagtctagtaagttaatgaGGTAGGAGTTCTGGCACACAATCAGGGTTCTGGCACACAATCAGGGTTCTCTCAAAATACGGCCTCAGGCAGTGaaagacctcataaactttgGAGTACACAGCTGCATCTGTGACAAAACTGTAGTTCTAACAACAACTTACTTTCCATTTGGGAGAAGCAAGTATCTGTAATTATTGGGAATCATGTAACATTTTCATAAGCCaataaaagttatttgaaatgttatttttattattagatCCAAATTGGTATAGGAGAAGAACTAAATGTAAGACACCATCTTTCATTCCAATCCCATTCAAACATGATCATACTATTAATGTTGTATTAACTACCatgtattaataatgtttatttgtttgaaataactaAGTATAATCTAAAGTGGTGAACATCTTcttttcttcttcatcatcatcagcagcagcagtaccagcagcaACAGCGCCAGCAGATCAGCTCCTCCAGCTACCAAACCCAGCAGTACAGCACCAGCTCCAACTCCCACAACTCCCATCAGGCCCACGACGGCAGCCTGCATGTTGACACTAACCCCAGAATGCTTATGACACAATCTGCACGATCACCATTGGAGTCTTCTCCTGGCAGGTCCGTACAATTGTatttgtcgtgttctgagaaaactgggcttaattcatgtgcgtaaagtgtcgtcccagattagcctgtgcagtccacacaggctaatcagggacgacactttctgctttatagtatttttagtttgaaggaagtcccttcttaccgaaaagcaagtttaagcggaaagtgtcgtccctgattaacctgtgcggactgcacaggctaatctgggacgacactttacgcacatgaattaagcccagttttattaGAACAAGACACGTATATTGCTCTCGTTCTGCAAAAAttgggctttattcatgtgcttTGAGTGTCACCTCAGATTtggcaaatcagggacaaaactttcctctTCTGGAAGGTACGTAAGATTTTATTGCACACTTTATTTGATACCCGGGGAGTTGTAATGTCATGTTTTTCTTAAACCACATGTTGTTGTCTTTTTAAACGGAGGGACAAGGAAGATTTCAGGTAAAAAGGAAATgtgattattttaattaattgcaaTAAACCATCCTCATTGAaggaaaaaagaaataatttcttcCAGGACAAATAAGTGTCTTTGAAAATTTTCCTAACATCAAGTTAAGGGATAGACTATAAATATTAGGGAAGATTTTTTTTGGTGATGTTAAAGCAGCAAATTTGTTTAAAGTCCTTTATTGGCAACACAGGTATTGTCTCTAATCCTTGACCACTCAGAAACGCATGTTGAAGCATTTGAAGttctttagaaaataaaattaaatttaagtcctttcttaatatatttaagtttgaaaggctttatttccaaccctaacaTACTGatgaacctgaacagactgcgagttacttgcaggctgttatggatttatgctgtttgcacatagccattttctctttgcttctaagtgggaaagggtaaagtgTTCTTATCATGCATCTCACAGTGAAGTGGTTATTGTCAATGTAGAATTCAGCCGcatttgagaaaactgggcttaatgcatgttcatatagTGTCatctaagataagcctgtgcaatccatgcagtctaatcagggaggacactttacgcctCATATCTCACAATAATTTGGTTGTTGTCATTGAGTGGCCACACAGGTATCATCTGTAACAATCTGTACCCAAATGTGTTGATCTTACAGTTACACATCTCGTTAATGTGGTTGTTATCCTCTGTAGCCCTCCTTCGCCTGGCAACCTGAACACCCTACGACAGCAGCTGCACACGGCACACACTATGTCGAGTAGCGCCGTGTCCCCTGGGCCCCACTCGGCTACCGGCCAGTCCTCGCCCAGCGTGTACTTTGGCCTGTCCAGACGTGGCAGTCTCACCTCATTGGCTGGTAAGCATTTTTGTTGATCCAACAGGCACAGCTCCATTCCAAAATTGTGGGAACCAGACCACTGTTAATTAACATTTATACATTCAGACTCAAAATACTCGCTCAACTATAAATATTTCAGCATCTAGAACCCATGTATATCTCTTGTCTACATTGCAGACTCTGAAGCCACACACACAACCCCCAGGTTTGTGAAGGACACGTCCAAGTTCTGGTACAAACCCAACATCACTAGGGAGGAGGGTGAGTAGACTTGGGCCCGTATACACCAACCAATTTGTATACTTTAGTCCAAGAATAAAGATTATTCCTTtaattggaatattcaagaattgcttttattttgagtcaaacttgccAATTACCACCTCTATCTACACCATTTTTCAAGATCAATATTTTGTTAGTGACATTATTAGCAGTGGTTCCCTGCATATATTCAAACGGTTGACGTTGGATTTTGCTTGATTCTAATTCTATCCTTTATTCTTAGGTCTAAGAATGGATTGATTAATGACGGCtctggtctgaatatcaagaacATACTTTCtgattcaattaaaaaaattttttttagaagAAGTTGACTGACCATAGTGCTCAACTTGGTGTTCACTGATGTTATTTTGAGTTTTCAATCTGATTGGACCATGATCCTAAGAAAGAAAATGTGAATAGTCTTATAGCCTCTACGAAAGATAATTTAAACGCTTTTTATGCGTTTTATGCTTTTTATTctttggtttattgtttttggcctgtctttctgtcattatatgtgtctgtctgtagtgttttatacaggaaggaaaaggggcgtggtgcaaaatttcaaaaaagggcactttagcgcgcgacatccataaaaagggcacaagtATATCtctatagtgacttaataacaagctttgttacacacaaacattgtatgtatagttttgagattttttgttgaataattaaaccaacaaaatccagaatgtatattttattatgtgttttaaattttcatgtagtaacaaaaaacaagattaaacaccataggatatatatcttatacaaactatagcttttcaaagaagtcttagaatactgttaaatgagctaccctcttaaacaattatttgaattattatcatgaccacgtgttgtattgtgtacatttatttcgcaaaaagtgtaactaggaacggcgccgtgctgtcttttgttcattgtcaattaattcaatacacgttaattggtctccgatataaacttgtttagcttacaaagcaatttgcatcaatttctaatttacgtttcgtcgaaagtggaatgccaaaatcggaaagcgtacgttgcgacattctaaacacaaatgataagtggtacaagttcaatatttttgtaaaattcatatctgtgtttgccaattaacatattttgacaagttacaaacgggtcataatgttcttaattgaaccaatggtgcaggcctactactgttacaacaattaacaacttttggccaaacagggtccaagacagggtatcaacttctttgccgacattcacacgtaattgtaatcaaaacatcgtgacaataaacaagcacgtgctccaattaagcgcggtctgcctaaccgtgaacagcaaacgtgttaagattgtcgtctgcttcaattcatcaacacacatctactgtgagcctgtgccaattgtattggataggaggcggagcattattttaatcgacagctttaatatgtcacgggttgctattttcggcgtatggccaattttcaggaagtacagtggacgtcatagggttttgtaatcggcgtatggaaacaattatcgggcgtaatatacggctgtacgccgcttagtgcaagccttgtaaaaaaatttttttaacttaaaactgttttacattaaattgaaatcaaatcaatttttacagatacaactggtgttttttttaaatttaattacgcgtaaaaataaatgttttgatataactgaattatgcatgaaatgcacaatttccacatgaataacatcgaggttttcatcaagtctcctaagtaactgtgcacgattgtatccaGACCGAtaagtgttacaaagccactgaaattatcgattgatattgacacatggttattcacgcatgacgaattcacaaccgcgcgaatcttcgctgataatagtcggcttagaagcttggttaagaggcaattaagatgttatcaataaggtcgcgcgaggcggaaaacagggcggcggcctttgaaaaaggcagcgtggcgctgatttgctttgaaaggggcagcgaggcgcttcaaaaaagcggcgtggcgccgcgccatgctaaaacggcctggataaaacactactgtctgtctgtctgtcacaaactttaaccttggttaaacttttgcaataacttttgtaatattgaagattgtaacttgatatttggcatgcatgtgtatttcgtagagctgcacattttgagtggtgaaaggtcaaggtcatccttcaaggtcaaaggtttaaaaaaagCAAAAGTGGCGCAGAAGGCGCATTGTATTTCTGATTAACACAACTCTGgttgttattgtttacaagaagttttacaataataattgcaTTGTTTCTCTATGTGAAAATGTATGAGTATTATTGTCGTAGAATCATCCTTTTAATATCTTATCCCTGCAGCCGTTATGATTCTGAAAGTCTTTTAAATTTCTCATCCACACTGCTATCATGATGCTGACAGACAATGGTTCGGGCATGTTCGAGGTCCATGACTTCATCAACTTGTTTAAATACGTTATGTCCATGGTTAACAAGAAAATGTATGAGTATCGTTGTAGAATCATCCTTTAATTTTCTCATCCCCACAGCCATTATGATGCTGAAAGACAAAGCACCTGGCACGTTCGTGGTCCGTGACTCCAACTCGTTCCCAGGAGCGTTTGGCCTTGCCCTGAAGGTGGCGACCCTACCACCCAACGTTCAGACCAAGCCCACAAGTGACCCTATGGCTGACCTTGTGAGACACTTCCTTATTGAGCCCACAAGTAAAGGGGTCAGGTTGAGGGGCTGCTCCAATGAGCCGGTATTCGGTGAGTTGTTTTAAACTGTAcccaatatatatttgtaatgtttgtaGCTATTCAACATTATTGATTTTGGTTCAAGGGGTAAATTTGATAAAATTAAGGAATTCTctctgtaataataaaataatacatgaacTACTAATAATGATACTAtatttatagtaataataattataacaatttataacTTCTATAATAATGATGCAAatagtaaaaattaaaaaaataatctaacaataataataataataaaaggttTATTTTCAGAAGGCAACATTCTGAAGGCAGTTAAAACGACTACTGTCTAAACCAATAGAATCTATCTAGAAaaattaattttaagaaaaaaaaaaattatacaaattaatatataaCATTACTAGTCAAGCTTTTATAAATTCAAGTTTATTTGCATGCACTATTGAGTTACTGGTATTCGTTCTAGACTTTCTTTGTCTGTTTAACATCCATGTAAATAATGGccacatttaaaatgtatttatactgTTGAAAACAGCGAAATATCTACCGGTAAGCAAACAAAAGACTTACAAGTAAAGAGCGAAAGAAGTAGTATTTGCATGTAAGCCACTTAAATTGACACCTTAACATAAACAATTCCAGGTTTGATATGGGGCAGTTGAGATGTTGTCCTCCTAGCAACCGGTAGGTCATGGTTTAAATGACCACTGTTGGGGCATTTTTCAGATCTACCATATAGGCACCATGCACTAGTTTTACCCAGGTTACTATCTCAAGAGGGTTTCAATAAAACTCAGGAttaaatgcaatcgagcttaaataaatgggTTTATACTAAATTGCAGGTTCATTGGCCTCACTGGTGTACCAACACTCTATCACTCCACTTGCGCTGCCCTGCAAACTGGTTCTACCTGAACATGGTGAGTCCCAGTCATCAATGTCTACAATACGTAGGGCCGACATGCTGAGTAAAGGTACTAGCGCGGTTATACAGTCGGTGGTGGTGTTGATCAACATATATTCAATTGGATTGATTTTTGTTGGATTTAGATATTTGCTTTTATTTCTAGCTCCTGTACAGAGTTAGATATCACATTTTATTGCTTAGATATGTAGCTTAACacatttgtattcccttagaaaatctaattaaataaaagacctttcttactagattcaagaatAAAGGTTTCATTCCCAAACTTATAtaatgagcagtaaacagcatcaaaccctgaacagcctgcgagctatttgcaggctgttctggttctatACTGGTTGCTTATAGCCATTTCACTTAACCCTTCAAAGGGATAATGCTGGTGTAGGACTTGAACATGCTTGAACATGCAACCCCAAGTTCCAGTGCCAATGTTTTATCAGTAGACAAAAAAActtttattgtgaacttattaTATATGGAAGTTAtcaaattatatttgaaatgtttACTTCAAATCTTTGTTGTGTTGTTAAATGCATGTTTGCTGGTTTAATTGAAGACCCAATTTTAAAGCCCATAAATATATCTCATTATTTCAGATTCTATTTTCATGATTTGTGACCCTATTTTCATGTCCATAAATATTCCGTTTAAATCTGACCCTATATTAAAGCCCATAAATATTTCTGGGATCTCAAACCCTAACCAAGATTGACACATTCAAGTCCAGATCCTATTTTTCAACACATGGTGATTTCCATAAATTAAATCCCTATTTTGAAGCCCAAACAAATTTCCGTGATTATTTACACTACTTTTAGGCCCATAATTACTTCCATGATTTAAGTCCATATTTTTAAGCCCGttaatattttaatgatttcaaaCTTCATTTTCAAGCCCATACATACCTTAGACCAGGCATACGCATTCAAGTCCAGATCTTATTGTTCAACACATGCCTATTTCCATGATTTCAGATCCCTCCCACATAGTGGCGGACGTATCTCCCACAACAGAGATGCCCAGCTCTGCATCACAATTACTTGCACAGGGAGCAGGTAATATATTGCTTTCCATGACACCCTTTGTTGCCTAGTTACAGAGGCTGCATACAATTCTTGGTATCCATGACATCCTTTCTGGGTTTCCAAAACACCCTTTGTTACCCAGTAGCAGAGGCTGCATACAACTACTTGTTTCCATGACACCATTTGTTGCCTAGTTACAGAGGTTGCATACAAATCTTGGTTTCCATTACACCCTTTTTGCCTAGTAACGGAGGTTACATACAACTCTTcagcatttattttattttgatacctAATAAATGATTAATACATGGATTTTCGTTAACTGGTACATTTTCACAGGTGTGGTtagtaaataatgtttatgcaaCAGAATTCTTTGTACCATGAAATACACCTAATTGAATTGCTCTATGTAATCTTATATACCACTGATTTTATTGCAGCTTGCAATGTCATTCTGATTTCATCTCAGCTTGCAATGTCATATACCACTGATTTCATCTCAGCGTGCAATCTCATCTACCACTGATTTTATTGCAGCTTGCAATGTCATATACCACTGAATTCATCTCAGCGTGCAATGTCATATACGACTGATTTCATCCTAGCGTGCAATTTTATATACCACTGATTTCAGCATGCAATGTAATATACAACTGatttcattatgccccccttcgaagaagagggggtatattgctttgctcatgtcagtcggtcggtaggtctgtcggtccgtccaccaggtggttgtcatacgataactcaagaacgcttgggcctaggatcatgaaacttcattgatcatgactcgcagatgacccctattgattttgaggtcactaggtcaaaggtcacggtgactcgaaatagtatattgttttttttaatgataattcaagaatgcatacgcggccaacagggcacactctgaacaatattactgaagcaactggtctgtaatcctaaatctataattatcagtccaatgaaacatcatccttttagtaaaatacagtggatcagtaaaaatattatcagaatatgagattttttgtatattttgtatattaaatattgtgttaatgtttaattttgttgattaatataaatataagcaggacaggggaggtaatacactacaggggaaacaaatgcaataagtttaaatttattgttacagatttgcctgccttgtaatatatttaaattttaccagatgtaaggctaactgcatttttgtaatgcctactactactactactactactactactgctgctgctgctgctgctgctgctgctgctgctgctgctgctgctgctactactactactacttcttctactactgctactacttctactactactactactactactactactactacttctactactgctactactactactactgctactacaactactactacttctactactactactctactactactactactactactactactactactactactactactactactactacttctactacttctactactgctctactactgctctactactactactactactactactactactactactactactactactactactactactactactactactactactactatttcttctgctaccaccacctactactactactactctattactactactactactactactactactactactactactactactactactacttctactactactctactactactactacaactactactactactactactactactactactactactactactactatttcttctgctaccaccaccaccaccaccaccaccaccaccaccaccattcacagtgacaaaaaacgtattcacacaatggctgctactacaacttatagcacatataggggggcatgcatgttttacaaacagcccttgtttcagcTTGCAATGTCATATACCACTGATTTCATCTCAGCGTACAATGTCATATACCACTGATTTCATCCTAGCTTGCAATTTCATATACCACTGATTTCAGCATGCAAAATCATATACAACTGATTTCATTTCAGCTTG from Dreissena polymorpha isolate Duluth1 chromosome 10, UMN_Dpol_1.0, whole genome shotgun sequence encodes the following:
- the LOC127849156 gene encoding tensin-3-like — translated: MYCGEIPELLHISGLGGSHVISPTGTLQSDRMQYQTQQYQQNQQYQTGNQQYQTGTLPHNSQQIITPGYQTGTLPLQPSFNQQQQYQQQQRQQISSSSYQTQQYSTSSNSHNSHQAHDGSLHVDTNPRMLMTQSARSPLESSPGSPPSPGNLNTLRQQLHTAHTMSSSAVSPGPHSATGQSSPSVYFGLSRRGSLTSLADSEATHTTPRFVKDTSKFWYKPNITREEAIMMLKDKAPGTFVVRDSNSFPGAFGLALKVATLPPNVQTKPTSDPMADLVRHFLIEPTSKGVRLRGCSNEPVFGSLASLVYQHSITPLALPCKLVLPEHGESQSSMSTIRRADMLSKDPSHIVADVSPTTEMPSSASQLLAQGAACNVIYLNSVDTESLTGPQAIQKAVKMTFDMAPQQTTQVHFKVSNQGITLTDNQRKLFFRRHYPVAAVTYCGIDPEDRMWKRETDVPGVIADARVFGFVARKQGSVSDNSCHLFCELDPTQPASAIVNFVTKVMIGQGKVKS